From a single Dehalococcoidia bacterium genomic region:
- a CDS encoding TatD family hydrolase, producing the protein MAPLFVDTHAHIQGPEFQADIDSVVRRAEAAGVARIIVPGVDAETSAAAALLSDRFPSLYFAAGYHPHEASRLDRAALRGIAGLLSHPKAVAVGEIGLDYYRMHSPRRDQLAAFEAMLDLALERKLPVIVHCRDAADDISVKLEEWSLRAAPVFGGRPLGVLHYFSGTPEEAARYVELGFLISVHTSVTHPRADQLRRVAAEAPLHALVIETDSPYGAPQSVRGKRNEPEFVSEAAAKIAEVRGLTLEGVAQATTANAARLFGLGLPAGGAAIGASA; encoded by the coding sequence GTGGCGCCCCTCTTCGTAGATACGCATGCCCACATCCAGGGGCCGGAGTTCCAGGCCGACATCGACTCGGTCGTCAGGCGGGCGGAAGCCGCGGGGGTGGCGCGCATAATCGTGCCGGGCGTGGACGCCGAGACCTCCGCCGCCGCCGCGCTGCTCTCGGACCGCTTCCCCTCCCTTTACTTTGCTGCCGGCTACCACCCGCACGAAGCCTCCCGTCTCGACCGCGCCGCCCTGCGCGGCATCGCAGGCCTGCTTTCGCATCCGAAAGCAGTGGCCGTCGGCGAGATCGGCCTCGATTACTACCGGATGCACTCGCCGCGCAGGGACCAGCTCGCCGCCTTCGAGGCGATGCTGGATCTCGCGCTGGAGCGCAAGCTCCCGGTCATAGTCCACTGCCGCGACGCGGCCGATGACATCAGCGTGAAACTCGAGGAGTGGTCCTTGCGCGCGGCGCCTGTCTTCGGCGGGCGGCCGCTGGGCGTCTTGCACTACTTCTCCGGGACGCCGGAGGAAGCCGCTCGATACGTCGAGCTCGGCTTCCTCATCTCGGTCCACACCTCCGTGACACACCCCCGGGCGGACCAGTTGCGGCGGGTCGCGGCCGAAGCCCCCCTCCACGCCCTCGTCATCGAGACTGACTCGCCCTACGGCGCGCCCCAGTCCGTCCGCGGCAAGCGGAACGAACCGGAGTTTGTAAGCGAAGCTGCTGCTAAAATCGCGGAAGTCAGGGGCCTGACCCTGGAAGGGGTGGCCCAGGCCACTACGGCCAACGCCGCCCGCCTGTTCGGGCTGGGCCTGCCGGCCGGCGGCGCGGCGATCGGAGCTTCGGCTTGA
- a CDS encoding zinc ribbon domain-containing protein: MPLYEYYCSHCDGVFEQLRSMREASEDYPCPVCDRDSKRIMPTSFSAFTFRDGYPRRIPDKGTYWHFDKEVKTMNTGGVPANEHPELYKPEPKPVPSKGEREDMAEIERIKERNLQRIRKESDIGPALGPDGKPVVPLNL, from the coding sequence ATGCCGCTATACGAGTACTACTGCAGCCACTGTGATGGTGTGTTCGAGCAGCTTCGGTCGATGCGGGAGGCGTCGGAGGACTATCCCTGCCCTGTCTGCGACCGCGACTCGAAGCGCATCATGCCGACCTCGTTTTCTGCCTTCACCTTCCGTGACGGCTACCCCAGGCGCATACCGGACAAGGGCACGTACTGGCACTTCGACAAGGAAGTGAAGACGATGAACACGGGCGGAGTGCCGGCGAACGAGCACCCGGAGCTCTACAAGCCGGAGCCCAAGCCAGTGCCGTCCAAGGGTGAGCGCGAAGACATGGCCGAGATCGAGCGCATCAAGGAGCGCAACCTCCAGCGCATCCGCAAGGAGTCGGACATCGGCCCGGCCCTTGGCCCGGACGGCAAGCCGGTCGTCCCTCTGAACCTGTAA
- the dnaX gene encoding DNA polymerase III subunit gamma/tau has product MPEILYRKWRPRSFSELAGQDHVATTLRNALRSGKAAHAYLFAGPRGTGKTTTGRVLAKALNCTDLQDGEPCNQCESCQSYNAGRAMDLIEMDAASNRGIEEIRNLRDKVAFSPGAGEKKVYLIDEVHMLTEAAFNALLKTLEEPPPHVVFILATTETHKVPATIVSRCQRFDFRRISLAATVRRLEQICEGEGIACEQAALEMIARQATGSLRDAVNLLDQLTTSYGRELTVDLVRAGLGLIDDPRAAELARAAIRGDLGHGLEVIASVRDDGLDLRQFQREVVRELRGLLLVKEGLPPADGATPEQLEEMRAAVADVPVAVLLAALKAFGEADLKPDPNSTLPLDIALSECILSRGARNDGGAVAQSGPAPVADSMRDASPPASGRPRPPAAPTPRPQPAHSREAGDARREPAPASAVPATNGADGTPLEAARQRMQQIYYAAKARDTRIGAFVNSACDIIEADDQMITLGFLHLPILKMVQEPQNLQVLAEVASEVLGRSVKVRCVHDPGVEPWNRRFSRSPLVRAAEQMGARVVPRSEE; this is encoded by the coding sequence TTGCCGGAGATCCTCTATCGCAAGTGGCGGCCGCGCAGCTTCTCCGAGCTTGCAGGCCAGGACCACGTTGCCACCACCCTGCGCAATGCCCTGCGCAGCGGCAAGGCCGCGCACGCCTACCTCTTCGCCGGCCCCCGCGGCACGGGCAAGACGACGACCGGCCGCGTGCTGGCGAAGGCCCTCAACTGCACGGATCTCCAGGACGGCGAGCCGTGCAACCAGTGTGAGTCCTGCCAGTCCTACAACGCCGGCCGCGCCATGGACCTGATCGAGATGGACGCGGCCAGCAATCGCGGCATCGAGGAGATCCGCAACCTTCGTGACAAGGTCGCTTTCTCCCCGGGCGCGGGCGAAAAGAAGGTGTACCTCATCGATGAGGTCCACATGCTGACGGAGGCAGCGTTCAACGCGCTCCTGAAGACGCTGGAGGAGCCGCCTCCGCACGTCGTCTTCATCCTCGCCACCACGGAGACTCACAAGGTGCCGGCGACCATCGTCTCGCGCTGCCAGCGCTTCGACTTCCGGCGCATCTCCCTCGCGGCGACGGTGCGCCGCCTGGAGCAGATCTGCGAGGGCGAGGGCATTGCCTGCGAGCAGGCTGCCCTGGAGATGATCGCCCGCCAGGCGACAGGCAGCCTTCGCGACGCGGTCAACCTTCTGGACCAGTTGACGACCTCGTATGGCCGCGAGCTTACGGTCGACCTCGTGCGGGCGGGCCTCGGGCTCATCGACGACCCGCGGGCCGCGGAGCTGGCCCGCGCCGCGATCAGGGGCGACCTCGGCCACGGGCTCGAGGTTATCGCCTCGGTCCGGGACGACGGCCTGGACCTGCGCCAGTTCCAACGCGAGGTCGTGCGTGAACTGCGAGGGCTCCTTCTCGTCAAGGAAGGCCTGCCGCCCGCCGACGGCGCGACGCCGGAGCAGCTCGAGGAGATGCGGGCCGCGGTCGCGGACGTGCCTGTCGCCGTGCTGCTGGCGGCCCTCAAGGCCTTCGGCGAGGCGGACCTCAAGCCAGACCCCAACTCGACGCTCCCGCTGGATATCGCCCTGTCGGAGTGCATCCTCAGCCGGGGCGCGCGCAATGATGGCGGGGCGGTCGCCCAGTCCGGCCCGGCGCCGGTAGCGGACTCCATGCGGGATGCATCCCCTCCCGCGAGCGGCCGGCCGAGGCCTCCGGCGGCCCCGACGCCGCGGCCTCAGCCCGCGCATAGCCGTGAGGCCGGGGACGCGAGACGGGAGCCGGCGCCTGCGAGCGCGGTACCGGCGACGAACGGCGCGGACGGGACGCCGCTGGAGGCTGCCCGGCAACGGATGCAGCAAATCTACTACGCCGCCAAGGCGCGCGACACGCGCATCGGCGCCTTCGTGAACAGCGCCTGCGATATCATTGAGGCGGATGATCAGATGATCACTCTGGGGTTCCTGCACCTGCCGATACTGAAGATGGTGCAGGAGCCCCAGAACCTCCAGGTGCTCGCCGAAGTGGCGAGCGAAGTCCTGGGGCGGAGCGTCAAGGTAAGGTGTGTGCATGACCCGGGAGTCGAGCCCTGGAACCGCCGGTTCTCGCGCAGCCCGCTCGTGCGGGCGGCCGAGCAGATGGGCGCCCGCGTCGTACCCAGGAGTGAGGAGTAG
- the recO gene encoding DNA repair protein RecO: MPRPRVYKTEAIVLRQRKLGEADKIVTLFSPNKGKLDAVAKGVRRTRSRLAGHLEPLTHGSYLLAEGRDLDIVTQAETLDAHPGLRLDLERMSRGLYCAELVDRLLPERSEAWPVFRLLRESLARIEQAESADLAVRFFETRLLDELGYRPRLDVCAVCDRRLEPVTNYWSAAAGGVVGPECTQDLVQLQPLSLSGLKVLRLLARSSYADAARLRITGELALELEECLGGHIRYVLEREVRSARFVEALRRLRRQTESVQAVRDV; the protein is encoded by the coding sequence ATGCCCAGACCACGGGTCTACAAGACCGAGGCCATAGTCCTGCGCCAGCGCAAGCTGGGCGAGGCAGACAAGATCGTGACGCTGTTCTCGCCGAACAAGGGCAAGCTGGACGCCGTGGCCAAGGGCGTGCGGCGGACAAGGAGCCGGCTAGCCGGCCACCTGGAACCGCTGACTCACGGCTCGTACCTTCTCGCCGAGGGGCGCGACCTCGACATCGTCACGCAGGCCGAGACGCTGGACGCGCACCCCGGGTTGCGCCTGGACCTCGAGCGCATGAGCCGCGGCCTCTACTGCGCCGAACTGGTCGACCGCCTGCTGCCGGAGCGCTCGGAGGCGTGGCCGGTCTTTCGCCTTCTTCGCGAGAGCCTGGCCCGCATCGAGCAGGCGGAGTCCGCCGACCTCGCCGTCCGCTTCTTCGAGACGCGGCTCCTGGACGAGCTGGGGTACCGGCCGCGTCTGGACGTGTGCGCGGTCTGCGACCGCCGCCTCGAGCCGGTGACGAACTACTGGAGCGCGGCCGCTGGCGGCGTCGTCGGGCCGGAGTGCACGCAGGACCTGGTCCAGCTGCAGCCGCTCAGCCTCAGCGGCCTCAAAGTTCTCCGCCTGCTGGCGCGCTCGTCCTACGCTGACGCCGCCCGGCTACGCATTACCGGCGAGCTAGCGCTGGAGCTGGAGGAGTGCCTCGGAGGCCACATCCGCTACGTACTCGAGCGCGAAGTGCGCAGCGCGCGGTTCGTGGAGGCGTTGAGGCGCCTCCGGCGCCAGACGGAATCGGTCCAGGCTGTGCGTGACGTATAA
- a CDS encoding polyprenyl synthetase family protein, which translates to MSVPAATALYGPVQDDIRLVEETLLAVQKVEFPALARMLGHILGAGGKRIRPAIALLAGKIDNYDLERLVPLAASIELLHSATLVHDDVIDAAATRRGRATANSLFNNGPTVMVGDYMFAHAAELIARTGSIEVIRLFARTLMEMASGELHQDMSAYEYSPSTIKYFNRIAGKTASLFATAAQGGAMISGLSASVTEALRSYGENVGMAFQIVDDILDFTGDEAEMGKPVGSDLMQGTLTLPSLLLIERYPDNNPVKRFFEGRQKAENLRRSIEMVRNSDILEVSYKVARDFRDRALRALAAVPRSEATESLEDVAEWVMQRRS; encoded by the coding sequence TTGAGCGTACCAGCAGCAACAGCTCTCTACGGCCCCGTCCAGGACGACATCCGCCTGGTGGAAGAGACTCTTTTGGCGGTCCAGAAAGTCGAGTTCCCGGCCCTCGCGCGCATGCTGGGCCACATCCTCGGCGCCGGGGGCAAGCGCATCCGGCCCGCCATCGCCCTCCTCGCGGGCAAGATCGACAACTACGACCTCGAGCGCCTCGTACCCCTCGCCGCCTCCATCGAACTCCTGCACTCGGCGACGCTGGTGCACGACGACGTGATCGACGCCGCGGCGACCCGGCGCGGCCGCGCCACGGCCAACTCCCTGTTCAACAACGGACCCACGGTGATGGTGGGCGACTACATGTTCGCCCACGCCGCCGAGCTCATCGCGCGCACCGGGAGCATCGAGGTCATCCGGCTCTTCGCCCGCACCCTGATGGAGATGGCCTCGGGCGAGCTCCACCAGGACATGAGCGCCTACGAGTACAGTCCCTCGACAATCAAGTACTTCAACCGCATCGCCGGCAAGACCGCCTCGTTGTTCGCTACCGCGGCCCAGGGAGGCGCCATGATCTCCGGCTTGAGCGCCAGCGTCACGGAAGCGCTCCGCTCTTACGGTGAGAACGTGGGCATGGCCTTCCAGATCGTCGACGACATCCTCGACTTCACGGGCGACGAGGCCGAGATGGGCAAACCCGTCGGCAGCGACCTCATGCAGGGGACGCTCACCTTGCCCTCGCTCCTGCTCATCGAGCGCTACCCCGACAACAACCCCGTCAAGCGCTTCTTCGAAGGCAGACAGAAGGCGGAGAACCTGCGCCGCAGCATTGAGATGGTGCGCAACTCGGACATCCTCGAAGTGTCGTACAAAGTGGCGCGCGACTTTCGCGACCGGGCCCTGCGCGCCCTGGCCGCCGTCCCGCGCTCCGAGGCCACGGAGTCGCTTGAGGATGTGGCAGAATGGGTGATGCAGCGCCGCTCTTAG
- a CDS encoding zinc ribbon domain-containing protein gives MPVYEYDCPTCGKRSDVFLKSVSAPDPTACPRCGAAGIRRAISRIVFIKSAQTKLDELDPKYEKMIDASSPDLSMDNLIKKYQLDKPITDDGRGAPDF, from the coding sequence ATGCCCGTCTACGAATACGATTGCCCCACCTGCGGCAAGCGCAGCGATGTCTTCCTGAAAAGCGTCAGCGCTCCCGACCCCACCGCCTGTCCGAGATGCGGCGCCGCCGGGATACGGCGCGCGATCTCGCGCATCGTGTTCATCAAGTCGGCCCAGACCAAGCTCGACGAGCTCGACCCTAAGTACGAGAAGATGATCGACGCCTCGAGCCCCGACCTCTCGATGGACAACCTCATCAAGAAGTACCAGCTAGACAAGCCCATCACCGACGACGGCCGCGGCGCTCCCGACTTCTAG
- the recR gene encoding recombination mediator RecR, with protein sequence MNEPWRPAGAAAPVAKLIEELHRLPGIGPKGAQRLAYHILRASREEAQALADAILDVKERIKLCSSCQNTTDTDPCLICADESRDRTIICVVEEPLDILAIERTRSHRGLYHVLHGSISPMEGVGPEQLKLRELLERLRDGTVREVIVATNPNLEGDATAMYISRLIAPAGVRVTRLARGLPIGGDLEYADDLTLARALENRQEL encoded by the coding sequence GTGAACGAACCCTGGCGCCCGGCCGGTGCTGCGGCGCCGGTGGCTAAGCTGATCGAGGAGCTGCACCGCCTGCCTGGCATCGGCCCAAAGGGTGCGCAGCGTCTCGCCTACCACATTCTCAGGGCCAGCCGTGAGGAAGCGCAGGCGCTCGCGGACGCCATTCTCGACGTCAAGGAACGCATCAAGCTGTGCTCCTCCTGCCAGAACACCACCGACACCGACCCTTGTCTGATCTGCGCGGACGAGAGCCGCGACCGCACGATAATCTGCGTCGTCGAGGAGCCGCTGGACATCCTGGCGATCGAGCGCACGCGCAGCCATAGGGGCCTGTACCACGTCCTCCACGGCTCGATCTCGCCGATGGAGGGCGTCGGGCCGGAGCAACTGAAGCTGCGCGAGCTACTCGAACGTCTGCGGGACGGCACGGTGCGAGAGGTGATAGTGGCCACTAACCCGAACCTGGAAGGCGACGCTACGGCGATGTACATCAGCCGCCTCATCGCCCCCGCCGGCGTCCGCGTCACCCGCCTTGCCCGCGGGCTCCCCATCGGCGGCGACCTCGAGTACGCGGACGACCTCACGCTGGCGCGGGCCCTGGAGAACCGGCAGGAGCTCTAG
- the metG gene encoding methionine--tRNA ligase, whose protein sequence is MPETIFIGVAWPYANGSLHLGQIAGAYLPPDIFARYHRAAGNRVLMVSGSDQHGTPITVRAEQEGLPPQAIVDRFQAEFVESWKQLGITFDLYTSTGTKNHEQTVHEMFLRLLQKGHIYKGKTLQFFDSQAGRFLPDRYVEGTCPRCGYARARGDQCDNCGSTLDATDLIDPVSRISRTKPELRESEHFFFRQSAFNEPLLQWLSTGKEHWRPHVRNFSLGLVREGLPDRAITRDLEWGVRLPVEDLGEGKRIYVWYEALMGYLSASKEWAQRQGDPEAWRDFWEDPACKSYYFIGKDNIVFHTIIWPAWLMAYGGLNLPYDVPANQYVNFGGGKASTSLGTAPFLPNYINRYEADTIRYYLAAIMPETSDSEFSEEDLVRRNNEELVATWGNLVNRVLSPLARTYGGLVPEPGALKPSDEELIARGDEMLRAVGGHIAACHFRDGLRVAMAYGAEANRYLSEEAPWKAATEGRAEDAARAYYTALCAVEALKVGLYPYLPFSSQELHSMLGHGDTVAEQGWQVRRPKPGAALGKPQPLFRKLELPTNGGGTA, encoded by the coding sequence GCCCGCTACCACCGCGCGGCCGGCAACAGAGTGCTCATGGTCTCCGGCTCCGACCAGCACGGCACGCCCATCACCGTTCGCGCCGAGCAAGAGGGCCTCCCGCCCCAGGCCATCGTCGACCGCTTTCAGGCCGAGTTCGTCGAATCCTGGAAGCAACTTGGCATCACCTTCGACCTCTATACCAGCACGGGCACGAAGAACCATGAGCAGACCGTCCACGAGATGTTTCTGCGGCTGCTTCAAAAGGGCCACATCTACAAGGGCAAGACGCTGCAGTTCTTCGACTCCCAGGCGGGGCGCTTCCTCCCCGACCGTTATGTCGAGGGCACGTGCCCCCGCTGCGGCTACGCGCGCGCCCGTGGCGACCAGTGCGACAACTGCGGGTCGACGCTCGATGCCACCGACCTCATCGACCCCGTCAGCCGCATCAGCCGGACGAAGCCGGAGCTGCGCGAATCGGAGCACTTCTTCTTCAGGCAGTCGGCGTTCAACGAGCCCCTCCTGCAGTGGCTGTCCACCGGCAAGGAGCACTGGCGTCCCCATGTCCGCAACTTCTCCCTGGGCCTGGTACGAGAAGGCCTGCCTGACCGCGCCATAACCCGCGACCTCGAATGGGGCGTGCGCCTCCCCGTCGAGGACCTCGGAGAAGGAAAGCGCATCTACGTCTGGTACGAGGCGCTCATGGGCTACCTGTCCGCGAGCAAGGAATGGGCGCAGAGGCAAGGTGACCCCGAAGCCTGGCGCGACTTCTGGGAAGACCCCGCCTGCAAGAGCTACTACTTCATCGGCAAGGACAACATCGTCTTCCACACGATCATCTGGCCGGCCTGGCTGATGGCCTACGGCGGCCTGAACCTCCCTTATGACGTGCCCGCGAACCAGTACGTGAACTTCGGCGGCGGGAAGGCGAGCACCAGCCTTGGTACTGCCCCCTTCCTGCCGAACTACATCAACCGCTACGAAGCCGACACCATCCGCTACTACCTGGCCGCGATCATGCCTGAGACCAGCGACTCCGAGTTCAGCGAGGAAGACCTGGTGCGACGCAATAACGAGGAGCTCGTCGCCACCTGGGGAAACCTGGTCAATCGCGTCCTTAGCCCGCTGGCGCGCACTTACGGGGGCCTTGTGCCGGAGCCCGGGGCGCTCAAGCCCTCGGACGAAGAGCTGATAGCCCGTGGCGACGAGATGCTGCGGGCAGTGGGCGGCCATATCGCCGCCTGTCACTTCAGGGACGGCCTGCGCGTCGCGATGGCCTATGGCGCCGAGGCGAACCGATACCTGAGCGAGGAGGCGCCCTGGAAAGCGGCCACGGAGGGCCGCGCCGAGGACGCTGCCCGCGCGTACTACACCGCCCTCTGCGCCGTGGAGGCCCTCAAGGTCGGGCTTTATCCCTACCTCCCGTTCTCTTCCCAGGAGCTGCATTCGATGCTCGGCCACGGCGATACGGTTGCCGAGCAGGGCTGGCAGGTGCGGCGGCCGAAGCCTGGCGCGGCCCTCGGCAAGCCGCAACCTCTCTTCCGGAAGCTCGAACTCCCGACGAACGGCGGGGGGACCGCCTAG
- a CDS encoding YbaB/EbfC family nucleoid-associated protein has protein sequence MNRDILSQLGQIQERIAKAQEELESRVAEGTAGGGAVTIKITGGMKVQELHIEPDVVDPSDVSMLEDLVTAAVNEALQQVQGFQMGQISGLAGGLNLGALGIPGLGGAAGGGAPGGPPPALNRAARRQQKR, from the coding sequence ATGAACCGCGATATCCTGTCGCAGCTCGGCCAGATTCAGGAGCGAATCGCCAAGGCGCAGGAGGAGCTCGAAAGCAGGGTCGCGGAGGGGACGGCCGGCGGCGGCGCCGTGACCATCAAGATCACCGGCGGCATGAAGGTGCAGGAGCTGCACATAGAGCCGGATGTGGTAGACCCCTCCGACGTCTCGATGCTCGAGGACCTGGTGACCGCCGCCGTGAATGAGGCGCTACAGCAGGTCCAGGGCTTCCAGATGGGCCAGATTTCCGGCCTGGCCGGGGGCTTGAACCTCGGCGCGCTGGGCATCCCCGGCCTCGGCGGCGCAGCCGGCGGCGGCGCGCCCGGCGGCCCACCGCCAGCCCTGAACCGCGCGGCAAGGCGGCAGCAGAAGAGGTAA